GCCGAGGAATTTGATGGTAAGCAGATGAGAGGCTTGACAATTTTAGACTTTTCTCAGACCGGTCTGGAACAAATTGTTACCTCTGAGTCTGCCGTTTGGAACCCCACTGAAAATCTATGGGATTTTTTAGATGGTACCATTTACATTATATCTCCCGATGCTTCTTACCGCAATATCCTCAGATTTCAAAAACAAAAGCTACAACTTCCTAGAACGCCTTTGGATTTGGCAAAAAAAAATCGTGACTATGGTGAAATGAACATTGCTCAGTCTCTAGAGCGTTTGGAAGTATTACGCCATAGTGGTAATGCTAAAAAAATCCGTAAACTTAGGATCAGAATTCAACAAAAAATTTCTTTTCCCTTTGTTTGTCTAGTTTTTGGTCTAGTAGGAGCCGCATTAGGAACTCGTCCTCAACGTACAGGTAAAGCAACAAGTTTCGGAATTAGTGTTTTAGTAATTTTTTCTTACTACTTATTAGGATTTATCACCAATGCCCTAGGTTTAGTTAACATTTTCTCTCCTTTGATGGCAGCCTGGTTGCCTAATTTATTTGGACTAGGTGCGGGAGGATTGTTGTTATATAGGGCTGCCCGATAGATAGGCCAGATAGATAGATAGGTAGTTATTGTTGCTAATTGTAAATTGCTAATTGTAAACCTGAATCCGTTGATTAGAGGCTAACATCAAGTTACAGCGAA
The Moorena sp. SIOASIH genome window above contains:
- a CDS encoding LptF/LptG family permease; the encoded protein is MKFGKSKSIIALMPGLSVMDRYIVFELIPPLLFGIGAFSSLGVAIGTLFELVRKVTEAGLPLGIALQVLLLQLPQFISYALPMSMLLAALMAYSRLSSDSELIAMRSFGVSIYRLIIPAVVVSLLVTSLTFVFNELVVPAANYQSKITLDKALKKERPSFQERNIFYPEYQKVKLPNGKKVNKIKRWFYAEEFDGKQMRGLTILDFSQTGLEQIVTSESAVWNPTENLWDFLDGTIYIISPDASYRNILRFQKQKLQLPRTPLDLAKKNRDYGEMNIAQSLERLEVLRHSGNAKKIRKLRIRIQQKISFPFVCLVFGLVGAALGTRPQRTGKATSFGISVLVIFSYYLLGFITNALGLVNIFSPLMAAWLPNLFGLGAGGLLLYRAAR